The Thiorhodovibrio litoralis genome includes a window with the following:
- a CDS encoding NADH-quinone oxidoreductase subunit L, whose amino-acid sequence MSFSLTTTAALAAPLVLWAVALVPDAWTQRFGRRMAVLTNALAWSAFGLALIALVLHGFGSAQTLTLLSIPLPFNIGNFTLGVYVDAVTVIMLALVSLVGAVVSTYSRNYMAGDAREGYFHKWLMLTLAAILTVLVASNLLMFSLAWMATSLCLHRLLVFYPERPAAVLAAHKKFVFSRIGDVSLFVASLLIGATLHTMEFPGVYAALAGQTGPLPGTLQTAAWLIVLAAVLKCAQFPFHGWILQLMEAPTPVSALLHAGIVNAGAVLIIRMSPVMSLSGPALDTLAVVGLVTLAIASLVMLTQTSIKVSLAWSTSAQMGFMLLEAGLGLYSLALLHLVAHSLYKAHAFLASGSGVDGFRAPVLPFGHGAPQGWHWLVAFQSALLMTLIAGFLFGIDPREQPALIVTGAVVAIATTQLLLQALVLEDNAKLLIRATAIVGFVCLAYFGLHTAFEHAIAGSVVPAQPASAAFEIAFGAGVVVVFVGLLLLQHLFTHLQGPLRQAIQVHLYNGLYVDILVTRLITRLWPAPKRSASASLG is encoded by the coding sequence ATGTCATTCTCGCTGACTACAACTGCCGCGCTGGCGGCGCCGCTCGTGCTCTGGGCCGTCGCACTCGTGCCGGATGCCTGGACGCAGCGTTTCGGGCGGCGCATGGCAGTGCTGACCAACGCGCTGGCTTGGAGTGCCTTCGGCTTGGCGCTGATCGCGCTGGTGCTGCATGGCTTTGGGTCGGCCCAGACGCTGACCTTGCTCTCGATTCCCTTGCCCTTCAACATCGGTAATTTTACCCTCGGCGTCTATGTCGATGCCGTCACCGTCATTATGCTCGCGCTGGTGTCCCTGGTCGGGGCGGTGGTCTCGACCTATTCGCGCAATTACATGGCGGGGGATGCGCGCGAGGGATACTTTCACAAGTGGCTGATGCTGACGCTGGCTGCCATCCTCACGGTGCTGGTGGCGAGCAATCTGCTGATGTTCTCGCTCGCCTGGATGGCGACCAGCCTGTGTCTGCATCGGTTGCTGGTGTTTTATCCGGAGCGTCCGGCGGCGGTGCTGGCCGCGCATAAGAAGTTTGTCTTCAGCCGCATTGGGGATGTGAGCCTGTTCGTCGCCAGTCTGCTGATCGGCGCGACCTTGCACACCATGGAATTCCCCGGAGTCTACGCCGCCCTGGCCGGTCAAACCGGGCCACTGCCGGGCACCCTGCAGACCGCAGCCTGGTTGATCGTGCTGGCGGCAGTGCTGAAATGCGCACAGTTCCCGTTCCATGGCTGGATTCTGCAGCTCATGGAAGCGCCCACGCCGGTCTCGGCGCTGCTGCATGCCGGTATCGTCAATGCTGGGGCCGTTCTCATCATCCGCATGAGCCCGGTGATGTCGCTCTCTGGCCCGGCGCTGGACACCCTGGCCGTGGTCGGGCTGGTAACCCTGGCGATCGCCTCCCTGGTGATGCTGACCCAGACCAGCATCAAGGTGTCCCTGGCCTGGTCGACCTCGGCGCAGATGGGCTTCATGCTGCTTGAGGCCGGTTTGGGTCTCTATAGCTTGGCGCTGCTGCATCTGGTGGCGCACTCGCTCTACAAGGCGCATGCCTTTCTGGCCTCGGGCAGCGGTGTCGACGGCTTTCGCGCGCCTGTTCTGCCGTTCGGGCATGGTGCTCCCCAGGGTTGGCATTGGCTGGTGGCCTTTCAGAGTGCGCTGTTGATGACGCTGATCGCCGGATTCCTGTTCGGCATCGATCCGCGCGAGCAGCCGGCGTTGATCGTCACCGGCGCCGTGGTGGCCATCGCAACCACGCAATTGCTGTTACAGGCCCTGGTGCTGGAAGACAACGCCAAGTTATTGATTCGCGCCACTGCCATTGTCGGCTTTGTCTGTCTGGCCTATTTCGGACTGCACACGGCGTTCGAGCATGCCATTGCTGGCAGTGTTGTGCCCGCGCAACCGGCCAGTGCCGCGTTCGAGATTGCGTTCGGCGCAGGGGTGGTCGTTGTGTTCGTCGGGCTGCTGCTGCTTCAGCATCTGTTTACCCATCTGCAGGGGCCGCTGCGACAGGCCATTCAGGTCCATCTCTACAACGGGCTCTATGTCGACATTCTGGTTACACGTCTGATCACCCGGCTCTGGCCCGCGCCCAAACGCTCTGCCAGTGCCAGCCTGGGTTAA
- a CDS encoding YbcC family protein, with protein MKMNDVRFDDPKLASQQMMDDSLKQRIQTACNRIAPVWPLDRFVAVNPFHGLVDQRFQQAAATLRRISGSRMYMPRAYYREQIDAGRIIDADLQAAARHCGSELSPAKLREAATEEPTPTPQVPLLTAMLDEQDADDWSSFVVERISHHCAAFYDMGQATWKRPWTDQSLYAAWRSFAALDYSAAMMGQPGIRARVKALPESPWVCIAAALRRLGLPRQAQLDYMHAALLDIGGWAAWTRLLRWEAELGGEQDDSIVELLAIRLAWDMLVFEHKAGPKLLARWGNVCEQLRCEAQADAGEQASGCDPHGEAERAVDHMLLTAFEIGYQRRLLAALADNKQAVDGTAAARPAVQAAFCIDVRSEVIRRALETICPQGQTLGFAGFFGLPLEHVPLGAVAPRSHLPVLLSPKYRVCSTLQGSDDDDAVHALATQRRRNGLTKTWKAFKMGASSCFSFVEAAGLLLYTPKILADSFGFGRPVPAPDDLRLDAEQTRQVGPTLNASPHSACAGHDHQLHEHRGHDHQLHDHPIAGDQAHDEGSQDGCTHGQGEQAMAIGGIPEEDRIGLAENMLRGMSLTTGFARLVLLVGHGSTVVNNPHAAGLDCGACGGLSGEVSARVGAALLNDAQVRAGLAERGIFIPADTWFLAALHDTCVDDIRLFDTHILPGEYAEELAELQSWLAQAGELTRLQRSALLGLDGRSRRAITANIRHRSRDWSQVRPEWALAGCAAFIAAPRERSRGIDLGGRTFLHDYDWQADEGFAVLELIMTAPMVVAGWINLQYYGSTTDNRRFGSGNKVLHNVVGGAIGVLEGNTGDLRVGLPMQSLHDGKRWVHEPVRLSVVLEAPQEPIDAIIDRHDLVRQMLDNGWLHLFRIDEQGAVTQRLPAGDADASWQTPLAAAA; from the coding sequence ATGAAGATGAACGATGTCCGCTTTGATGATCCGAAACTGGCGTCCCAGCAAATGATGGACGATTCCCTGAAACAACGCATCCAGACCGCCTGTAACCGCATCGCGCCAGTGTGGCCGTTGGACCGCTTCGTCGCGGTCAACCCCTTCCACGGATTGGTCGATCAGCGCTTTCAGCAGGCGGCTGCGACACTGCGCCGCATCAGCGGGTCGCGCATGTACATGCCGCGGGCGTATTACCGCGAGCAAATCGACGCAGGAAGGATCATCGATGCCGATTTGCAGGCAGCGGCGCGCCACTGTGGCAGTGAGCTGAGCCCGGCAAAGCTGCGCGAGGCGGCCACGGAAGAACCCACGCCCACGCCGCAGGTGCCGCTGCTGACCGCCATGCTCGACGAGCAGGATGCCGATGACTGGTCGAGCTTTGTGGTGGAGCGCATCAGTCACCATTGCGCCGCCTTCTACGACATGGGGCAGGCGACCTGGAAGCGACCCTGGACCGATCAGTCGCTCTATGCCGCCTGGCGCAGCTTTGCCGCGCTCGACTACAGTGCTGCCATGATGGGCCAGCCTGGCATCCGCGCGCGTGTCAAGGCGCTGCCGGAATCACCCTGGGTATGTATCGCCGCAGCGCTGCGTCGACTGGGATTGCCGCGGCAGGCGCAGCTCGACTACATGCACGCGGCTCTGCTCGATATCGGCGGCTGGGCCGCATGGACCCGCCTGCTGCGCTGGGAGGCCGAACTGGGCGGTGAGCAAGACGACAGCATCGTCGAACTGCTGGCCATTCGCCTCGCCTGGGACATGCTGGTATTTGAGCACAAGGCCGGGCCCAAGCTGCTCGCGCGCTGGGGAAATGTCTGCGAACAGCTCCGCTGCGAGGCACAAGCGGATGCCGGGGAACAGGCCTCTGGTTGCGATCCGCACGGCGAGGCCGAGCGCGCTGTCGACCATATGCTGCTCACAGCCTTCGAGATTGGCTATCAACGCCGGCTGCTCGCCGCTTTAGCCGACAACAAGCAGGCCGTCGATGGAACAGCAGCGGCGCGACCAGCCGTGCAGGCCGCCTTCTGCATCGACGTGCGCTCCGAGGTCATCCGCCGCGCGCTCGAGACCATCTGCCCGCAGGGCCAGACGCTCGGGTTCGCTGGATTCTTCGGGCTGCCGCTCGAGCATGTCCCGCTCGGCGCGGTCGCTCCGCGCTCGCATCTGCCGGTGCTGCTAAGCCCCAAGTACCGGGTTTGCTCCACTCTGCAGGGCAGCGATGACGATGACGCTGTTCATGCGCTCGCGACCCAACGGCGGCGAAACGGTCTCACCAAGACCTGGAAGGCGTTCAAAATGGGGGCATCGTCGTGCTTCTCGTTCGTCGAGGCCGCCGGCCTGTTGCTCTACACGCCCAAGATCCTCGCCGACAGCTTCGGCTTTGGTCGACCGGTGCCGGCACCCGATGACCTGCGCCTGGACGCGGAGCAGACCCGGCAGGTTGGGCCGACGCTGAACGCGTCGCCGCATAGCGCCTGCGCCGGCCATGACCACCAGTTGCACGAGCACCGGGGGCATGACCACCAGTTGCATGACCACCCCATTGCTGGTGACCAAGCCCATGATGAGGGTTCCCAGGATGGCTGTACACATGGTCAGGGCGAGCAGGCTATGGCAATCGGCGGCATTCCGGAGGAAGACCGCATCGGTCTGGCCGAGAACATGCTGCGTGGCATGTCGTTGACGACCGGCTTCGCGCGTCTGGTCCTGCTGGTCGGCCACGGCAGCACGGTGGTCAACAACCCGCATGCCGCCGGGCTTGACTGCGGTGCCTGCGGCGGCTTGAGCGGTGAGGTCAGTGCCCGCGTCGGCGCGGCACTGCTCAACGATGCCCAAGTGCGTGCTGGGCTGGCGGAGCGGGGGATTTTTATCCCGGCCGATACCTGGTTCCTGGCCGCGCTGCACGATACCTGCGTCGACGATATTCGGCTATTCGATACGCATATCTTGCCGGGCGAATATGCCGAGGAACTCGCCGAGTTGCAGAGCTGGCTGGCGCAGGCCGGCGAGCTGACGCGGCTGCAGCGGTCCGCCTTGCTGGGGCTCGATGGGCGCTCGCGCCGGGCAATCACGGCCAATATCCGCCATCGCAGCCGCGACTGGTCGCAGGTGCGCCCTGAGTGGGCACTGGCCGGCTGCGCGGCCTTCATCGCCGCGCCGCGCGAGCGCAGCCGTGGGATCGATCTTGGCGGACGGACCTTTCTGCACGACTACGACTGGCAGGCCGATGAAGGCTTCGCGGTGCTGGAGCTGATTATGACCGCGCCCATGGTGGTGGCCGGCTGGATCAACCTGCAGTATTACGGCTCCACCACCGACAACCGGCGCTTCGGCAGTGGCAACAAGGTGCTGCACAATGTCGTCGGCGGCGCCATCGGCGTGCTGGAAGGCAACACTGGCGACTTGCGCGTCGGCCTGCCCATGCAGTCGCTGCATGATGGCAAGCGCTGGGTACACGAGCCAGTGCGCCTGTCGGTGGTGCTCGAAGCCCCGCAGGAGCCCATCGACGCCATCATCGACCGCCATGATCTGGTGCGGCAGATGCTCGACAACGGCTGGTTGCATCTGTTCCGCATCGATGAGCAGGGAGCTGTGACCCAGCGTCTACCCGCAGGCGATGCTGACGCCAGTTGGCAGACACCGCTCGCTGCTGCAGCCTGA